Proteins encoded by one window of Thermococcus sp. Bubb.Bath:
- a CDS encoding nucleotidyltransferase domain-containing protein: protein MHELLSTRERVKILQEVLQRRVVGVEEVAEKLGLSKGLVSKTLRLLVKHGVALKQGRKFRILNNPKTRELKRFLNFIILSEKLKGLKEDWALGLGIYGSFASGENREDSDIDVWVFAKREELIKSARLKRRITELTGREVDLIVLTPSRLSKLQKEDPVFYYSLVYGSMIIWGERLDRLQSLRGARSAEKSTPVQREGLAEH from the coding sequence ATGCACGAGCTCTTATCAACGCGAGAACGTGTGAAAATCCTTCAAGAAGTCCTGCAGAGGAGAGTTGTTGGGGTAGAAGAAGTCGCAGAAAAACTCGGACTCAGCAAGGGGCTGGTCTCAAAGACCCTCCGCCTCCTAGTAAAGCACGGAGTTGCACTGAAACAGGGAAGAAAGTTCCGAATACTCAACAATCCAAAAACGCGGGAGCTTAAGAGGTTTCTAAACTTTATAATTCTCTCGGAGAAGCTTAAAGGACTCAAAGAGGACTGGGCGCTCGGCCTTGGGATCTACGGGAGCTTTGCCTCCGGAGAAAACCGGGAGGACAGCGACATTGATGTCTGGGTGTTCGCGAAAAGGGAGGAACTAATAAAGTCCGCGAGGCTAAAAAGGAGGATCACTGAGTTAACGGGCAGGGAGGTTGACCTGATAGTTTTAACGCCGTCAAGGCTTTCCAAGCTCCAGAAGGAGGATCCGGTCTTTTACTACTCCCTTGTCTACGGGTCAATGATCATATGGGGTGAGCGGCTTGACAGGCTTCAATCTCTGCGTGGAGCGAGATCTGCTGAGAAGAGTACCCCCGTCCAGAGGGAAGGCCTTGCTGAGCATTAA
- a CDS encoding HEPN domain-containing protein, with the protein MLSIKRAEEWLEEAKRNEEFGSYRTSLMASYLAMFHAARAVLFRDGWREKSHYCVARYIEEFYAKTGKLEGYWVELLDRMRELRHEDQYDVPYAPEPEEVGEALKVAEEFIGVIKSLIGVEP; encoded by the coding sequence TTGCTGAGCATTAAACGGGCCGAAGAGTGGCTGGAAGAGGCCAAGAGAAACGAAGAGTTCGGTTCATACAGGACTTCCCTCATGGCATCCTACCTTGCCATGTTCCACGCCGCCAGAGCGGTGCTTTTCCGCGACGGCTGGAGGGAGAAAAGCCACTACTGCGTTGCAAGGTATATTGAGGAGTTCTACGCCAAAACTGGAAAGCTTGAGGGGTACTGGGTGGAACTCCTCGATAGGATGAGGGAACTCAGGCATGAAGATCAGTATGATGTCCCCTATGCTCCGGAGCCCGAGGAAGTTGGAGAGGCCCTGAAAGTCGCCGAAGAGTTTATCGGAGTCATAAAATCCCTTATAGGTGTGGAACCATGA
- a CDS encoding adenylate kinase family protein, with protein sequence MIIAVTGTPGVGKTTTSKILAEKLGYEYVNLRDYALEKGIGEMKGEELEIDVNELAEAFKRDFRGRNVIADGHLSHFLKADLVVVLRANPKLIAERLKERGYGREKLGENVEAELVDVLLVEALEENENVIEVDTTGKTPEEVVGEILDLLQKGVKRRVGIVDWSWVYDEVLPYLRL encoded by the coding sequence ATGATAATCGCAGTAACCGGGACACCGGGGGTTGGCAAAACGACGACCTCAAAGATTTTGGCCGAGAAACTCGGCTACGAGTACGTCAACCTGAGGGACTACGCTCTTGAGAAGGGCATAGGGGAAATGAAGGGCGAAGAACTTGAGATAGACGTCAATGAACTTGCAGAGGCCTTTAAGAGGGATTTCCGCGGCAGAAACGTCATCGCAGACGGTCATCTGAGTCACTTCCTCAAGGCTGACCTTGTCGTTGTCCTCAGAGCGAACCCTAAGCTTATAGCGGAGAGGCTGAAGGAGAGGGGCTACGGCAGGGAGAAGCTCGGGGAGAACGTTGAGGCCGAGCTCGTTGATGTCCTCCTCGTCGAGGCACTCGAGGAGAACGAGAATGTGATCGAGGTGGACACGACTGGAAAAACACCCGAAGAAGTTGTGGGGGAGATACTTGACCTCCTACAAAAAGGAGTCAAGAGAAGGGTTGGCATCGTGGACTGGAGCTGGGTTTACGACGAAGTCCTGCCCTACCTGCGCCTGTGA
- a CDS encoding type II toxin-antitoxin system VapC family toxin has translation MSERREKKAVIDSAFFIQGADVEGLTTPGVVEEVKDPESSLFLEGLISAGKVRVVLPSRESIEKVREAAKKTGELGELSEADIEVLALAYEVNGILLTDDYNLQNIAKTLGIEFRTLKRGIKRVIRWNYVCIGCGKKFKEMPPEGICPDCGSPVRLIPKRKRKKKHHRRR, from the coding sequence ATGAGTGAGAGAAGAGAGAAAAAGGCCGTTATTGATTCGGCCTTCTTCATCCAGGGCGCCGACGTGGAAGGTCTAACCACCCCAGGAGTCGTTGAGGAAGTCAAAGACCCCGAGTCGAGTCTTTTCCTCGAGGGTCTGATCAGCGCGGGCAAGGTCAGAGTTGTTCTGCCTTCGAGGGAAAGCATCGAGAAGGTGAGGGAAGCGGCAAAGAAGACCGGTGAACTTGGAGAGCTGAGCGAGGCCGATATTGAAGTCCTCGCGCTGGCCTATGAGGTGAATGGGATACTCCTCACGGATGACTACAACCTCCAGAACATCGCAAAAACGCTGGGAATCGAGTTCAGAACCCTGAAGCGCGGGATAAAGAGGGTCATCCGCTGGAACTACGTCTGCATCGGCTGTGGAAAGAAGTTCAAAGAGATGCCACCGGAGGGGATCTGCCCAGACTGTGGAAGCCCTGTGAGGCTAATACCAAAGAGGAAGCGGAAGAAAAAGCATCACAGGCGCAGGTAG
- a CDS encoding LamB/YcsF family protein: MKVDLNADLGESFGRYKLGLDEEVMNYITSASVATGWHAGDPLVMRKTVKLAKERAVAVGAHPGYPDLLGFGRRYMKLSREEARNYILYQVGALYAFVRAEGLELQHVKPHGALYNALVKEEELARGVIEGIADFDKDLIFVTLSGSRPAEIAEEMGVKVAHEVFADRAYNPDGTLVPRSEPGAVIHDKEEIAERVVSMVKDGGVRAINSEWIELKVDTICLHGDNPKAVEIAAHIRKVLEGEGVKVVPMREVVR; encoded by the coding sequence ATGAAGGTGGACCTTAACGCCGACCTCGGCGAGAGTTTTGGGAGGTACAAGCTCGGCCTCGACGAAGAGGTAATGAACTACATCACCAGCGCGAGCGTTGCCACAGGCTGGCACGCGGGAGACCCTCTCGTGATGAGGAAGACGGTAAAGTTAGCAAAGGAGAGGGCTGTGGCAGTTGGCGCTCACCCAGGTTACCCAGACCTCCTCGGCTTCGGCAGGAGATACATGAAGCTTTCTCGGGAAGAGGCAAGGAACTACATCCTTTACCAGGTGGGGGCGCTCTACGCTTTTGTAAGAGCGGAAGGCCTTGAGCTCCAGCACGTCAAGCCACACGGTGCCCTCTACAACGCTTTGGTGAAGGAAGAGGAGCTCGCGAGGGGGGTAATCGAGGGGATAGCCGACTTCGACAAAGACCTGATCTTTGTGACTCTCTCAGGCTCAAGGCCGGCGGAGATAGCTGAGGAAATGGGCGTTAAGGTTGCTCACGAGGTCTTCGCCGACAGGGCCTACAACCCAGACGGAACCCTCGTCCCGCGCTCGGAGCCAGGTGCTGTTATCCACGACAAAGAGGAGATAGCCGAGCGTGTGGTTTCGATGGTCAAGGACGGCGGCGTTAGGGCAATCAACAGTGAATGGATCGAGCTGAAGGTCGATACCATCTGCCTCCACGGAGACAATCCGAAGGCCGTTGAAATAGCCGCACACATCAGGAAAGTGCTGGAGGGAGAAGGGGTTAAAGTGGTCCCGATGAGGGAAGTGGTCAGGTGA
- the pxpB gene encoding 5-oxoprolinase subunit PxpB — MEIKPLGDSALLISFGEVIEDEVNARVHAVARAIEGKEFEWLVEVVPAYSSIAVIFDPLKITLEEVKKAVEPLLDVSAETFKGRKIEIPVLYGGEYGPDIEFVAEHNGLSVEDVIEIHSGKTYRVHFLGFLPGFAYLSPVDERIATPRLKKPRLKVPAGSVGIAGRQTGIYPLESPGGWRLIGRTPLKLFNPAREPPTLLQPGDEVKFVPIDEEELWESHKAKWGISGD; from the coding sequence ATGGAAATAAAGCCCCTCGGCGATTCCGCCCTCTTAATTTCCTTCGGCGAGGTCATAGAGGACGAAGTGAACGCGAGAGTTCACGCCGTTGCTAGGGCAATCGAGGGGAAAGAGTTTGAGTGGCTGGTGGAGGTTGTGCCGGCTTATTCTTCCATAGCGGTTATCTTCGATCCACTAAAGATAACCCTCGAGGAGGTTAAGAAGGCCGTTGAGCCATTGCTTGATGTGAGTGCAGAGACCTTCAAGGGGAGAAAGATAGAGATACCCGTCCTCTACGGCGGTGAATACGGCCCCGACATTGAGTTCGTAGCGGAGCACAACGGGCTAAGCGTTGAGGACGTCATTGAGATACACTCTGGGAAAACCTACCGCGTTCACTTCCTCGGCTTTTTGCCAGGGTTTGCATATCTAAGTCCAGTTGATGAAAGAATAGCCACCCCCCGGCTAAAAAAGCCGCGCCTTAAAGTCCCGGCCGGCTCGGTTGGGATAGCGGGAAGACAGACTGGCATCTACCCCCTCGAAAGCCCCGGCGGCTGGCGACTTATCGGAAGGACCCCGCTGAAGCTCTTTAACCCAGCGAGAGAGCCCCCAACCCTGCTCCAGCCGGGTGATGAGGTGAAGTTTGTGCCAATAGATGAGGAAGAGCTTTGGGAAAGTCACAAAGCCAAATGGGGGATAAGCGGTGATTGA
- a CDS encoding biotin-dependent carboxyltransferase family protein yields MIELLSVPSLLTVQDGGRKGYRKLGVPVSGFMDDFSARIANYLVGNPGDAPLLEFLLAGPKLRFNASAVFAVAGDVEVKLNGTPIEPWRSHWAKRGDILEIGTLKSGLYGYIAFAGGIKCEKLLGSCSAYPRAGLERPLKSGDRLNIGYAILTGREGLFLPRKLRPDYSSGKGEVRVVLGPDLDHFTEDGIETFLRSTYTITPESDRMGYQLDGPVIEHSEKGPDIVTGPLIPGSVQVPGSGKPIVMMRDAQTTGGYAKIATVITADLPVLAQGRPGTMIRFGEVTPDEAREILKRREKTLEAVRSFLNGKMRAYWIKALGKEFMTFAGKV; encoded by the coding sequence GTGATTGAACTCCTCAGCGTTCCGTCCCTTCTGACGGTCCAGGACGGAGGAAGGAAAGGTTATCGAAAGCTCGGCGTTCCAGTTTCAGGCTTCATGGACGACTTCTCAGCCAGGATAGCCAACTACCTCGTTGGAAACCCCGGTGATGCGCCGCTCCTCGAGTTCCTGCTGGCCGGGCCAAAGTTAAGGTTCAACGCCTCGGCGGTTTTTGCAGTGGCTGGGGACGTTGAAGTTAAGCTCAATGGAACACCCATCGAGCCCTGGAGAAGCCACTGGGCGAAGAGGGGCGACATCCTCGAAATTGGAACTTTAAAGAGCGGCCTTTACGGCTACATCGCCTTCGCTGGAGGGATAAAGTGTGAGAAGCTCCTGGGGAGCTGCTCGGCCTATCCTAGGGCAGGGCTTGAAAGACCGCTGAAATCCGGGGACCGGCTAAATATCGGGTACGCAATCCTAACGGGCAGGGAAGGCCTCTTCCTACCGAGAAAGCTGAGGCCGGACTACTCAAGCGGTAAGGGGGAAGTCCGCGTCGTTTTAGGCCCCGATTTAGACCACTTCACAGAAGATGGCATCGAGACATTCCTAAGGTCAACTTACACGATAACCCCCGAGAGCGACAGGATGGGCTATCAACTGGATGGGCCGGTTATTGAGCACTCTGAAAAAGGCCCAGATATCGTTACCGGCCCGCTCATTCCCGGAAGCGTCCAGGTTCCAGGAAGCGGAAAGCCGATAGTCATGATGCGCGATGCTCAGACTACCGGCGGCTACGCAAAGATAGCGACGGTGATAACGGCAGACCTTCCGGTCCTGGCCCAGGGCAGGCCCGGAACTATGATCAGGTTCGGGGAAGTAACCCCAGATGAGGCGCGGGAGATACTCAAGAGGCGCGAAAAGACTCTTGAGGCGGTAAGGAGCTTCCTCAATGGAAAGATGAGGGCTTACTGGATAAAGGCGCTTGGTAAGGAGTTCATGACCTTTGCCGGAAAGGTTTAA
- a CDS encoding phosphoglycolate phosphatase yields MGKVKAISLDIDGTITYRDRRLSIEALKMIRLAESLGVPVMLVTGNSVPFAEAAAIFIGTSGPVIAEDGGALSLKGEGTMRKRVFLTDMNEEWILWSELKRRYPEAELSYSTMERKAGIVVRRTVPVEAVRGIIKELGLNLIAVDSGFAIHVKKPWINKGTGIEKACEYLGISPEEVAHVGDGENDLDAFRVVGYRVAIAQAPESVKEKADYVTQKPYGDGGAEAVMHILRKFGYLKE; encoded by the coding sequence ATGGGAAAGGTAAAGGCGATTTCTCTCGACATAGACGGCACGATAACCTATAGGGACAGAAGGCTGAGCATCGAAGCATTAAAGATGATAAGGCTTGCCGAGAGCCTAGGCGTTCCGGTCATGCTCGTCACTGGAAACTCCGTCCCCTTTGCCGAGGCGGCAGCAATCTTCATCGGCACGAGCGGGCCGGTCATAGCGGAGGACGGCGGAGCGCTTTCACTCAAGGGCGAGGGCACGATGAGGAAGCGCGTTTTTCTGACTGATATGAACGAGGAGTGGATCCTCTGGAGCGAGCTCAAGAGGCGCTATCCTGAGGCCGAACTGAGCTATTCGACGATGGAGCGAAAGGCCGGCATAGTAGTGAGGAGAACCGTTCCAGTAGAAGCTGTGAGGGGGATCATAAAAGAGCTGGGACTTAACCTGATCGCCGTAGATTCTGGCTTTGCAATCCACGTAAAGAAGCCCTGGATAAACAAGGGCACTGGCATAGAGAAGGCCTGCGAATACTTGGGTATCTCCCCCGAAGAGGTCGCCCACGTTGGCGATGGGGAGAACGACCTCGATGCTTTCCGAGTCGTTGGCTACCGCGTTGCTATAGCCCAAGCACCAGAGAGTGTGAAGGAAAAGGCAGACTACGTCACCCAGAAGCCCTACGGGGACGGCGGAGCGGAAGCAGTTATGCACATCCTTAGAAAGTTCGGCTACCTGAAGGAGTGA
- a CDS encoding GNAT family N-acetyltransferase, protein MAMGLVVRKATLDDVMGIVNVHTAEEELSDLSVRERYLRGGPWMSVETCAVHINALLLDGQFSLVAEFNRKIVGEAEVFLSEELVRGKPTRISHLDVIGVHPDLRGKGIGRALVEHIEQTLEGKAEFLTTQPDEEALGFYRKLGFHEVLYENWLVEVSTTEFSGDNATPLKFFPWESVKDLELVAGRFQSSYDMWFSSFRDLFAGVHELAEAGKIGDSYYVLKPLPGRPGKASLFLWGDAKDIPNAIGRAGELGFKSVLTVLDEETAKKINGEMKKKVSIIAKRL, encoded by the coding sequence ATGGCGATGGGGCTCGTGGTCAGAAAGGCCACGCTCGACGATGTTATGGGAATAGTTAATGTCCACACGGCAGAAGAGGAGCTCTCCGACCTTTCCGTTCGTGAAAGATACCTACGCGGCGGCCCCTGGATGAGCGTAGAGACGTGCGCCGTCCACATCAACGCCCTCCTCCTCGACGGCCAGTTTTCCCTCGTTGCGGAGTTCAATAGAAAAATTGTCGGTGAAGCGGAAGTGTTTCTCTCTGAAGAGCTGGTAAGGGGCAAACCGACGAGAATATCCCATTTAGACGTCATAGGGGTTCACCCGGACTTAAGGGGTAAGGGAATAGGGAGGGCACTTGTTGAGCATATTGAACAAACTCTGGAAGGGAAGGCGGAGTTTCTAACGACTCAGCCGGACGAAGAAGCACTTGGCTTTTACAGAAAGCTGGGCTTCCACGAAGTTCTCTACGAGAACTGGCTTGTGGAGGTCTCTACTACCGAATTCAGCGGAGACAATGCCACGCCCCTCAAATTCTTCCCCTGGGAGAGTGTGAAAGACCTTGAACTGGTCGCCGGCAGGTTTCAGAGCTCCTACGACATGTGGTTCTCAAGCTTTAGAGACCTCTTTGCCGGCGTCCACGAGTTAGCGGAGGCCGGAAAAATTGGAGATTCTTACTACGTACTGAAGCCCTTGCCCGGAAGGCCTGGAAAGGCAAGCCTCTTCCTCTGGGGAGACGCGAAAGACATTCCCAATGCAATAGGGCGCGCAGGAGAGCTTGGCTTTAAGAGTGTTCTAACGGTTCTGGACGAGGAGACCGCGAAAAAAATTAATGGAGAAATGAAGAAAAAGGTGTCGATAATAGCGAAGCGGCTTTAG